The Flavobacteriales bacterium genome contains the following window.
AGCATTTCCCTTTTCCGAGACGAAATAAAGCCCCCATCATAAAACGAATTTGATATCTAAGAAATCCTTTACTTTTTACGGTGAAAACAAAACTTTTTTTAGGAAAAAAATTCGCTTCAAGGTAGGTGTTTTCTTGTATAGAACAATGGTTTATGGTTCTTACAAACTGTTTAAATTCTGTAGGCTGACTGCAATATTTGCGAAAATCATGAGTTCCCTCAAACAGTTTTGCGCCTTCTTTCATTAATTCAATATCTAGATGCTCCGTTTCAAAGCCCATAAAAGGAGCCGCAAAAGGATGAAATTTTTCTCCAAAAGAAAAAATATAGCGATATTCTTTTTCCACTACATCCAACATCACATTAAACTCTTTATCTACTTCTTGAATTTTGAGTGCTCGAATATCAAATGGTAGATTTTTATTGAAAGCTTCCAAAAAAAGATTCAAATCTTCTATTTCTTGTTCTATAAAAAGCTCAAAAGCATAGAGATTTGAAGATACCATAGCATCAGTTCGTCCTGCTCCCAATGTTTTAAAACGATCTGTTTCGGTCACGAAATTGACAGTTTTTTGTATCATTTCTTGAACCGTTTTTACATCCTTCTGCCAAAACCAACCTCGATACCGAAAACCTAAATATTGGAGATGAATAAGATATAGATATTTCCTTTTTCTCTGCATTCTTTGAATAAGATTTATGCTAAAAGTTAGCATCTTTTTATACGTTTCAAAGCTAGTGAATAAATCGGTTTTTGACATATCTTCTGAAGATACAAAAGGCATTCTTTTTCATATTTTTTCGATAAATTAGGCATCCATTGAACAAAAAAAATCACATTTATGAAAATAGATATTCTTGCTTTCGGAGCACACCCAGATGATGTAGAACTATCGGCATCAGGAACTATGGCAAAGCACCAAAAACTGGGTTACACCACTGGAATAATAGATCTTACCCGAGGAGAACTGGGAACAAGAGGAAGTGCCGAAATCCGAGATCGAGAAGCAAAAAATGCTGCTGAAATACTTAAATTATCTATCCGAGAGAACCTTGAAATGGCTGATGGTTTTTTTGAAATAACACAAGAAAATTTACTCAAAATCGTTCAAAAAATACGACAATATCAACCTGATATTGTTTTATGTAATGCTTTTCAAGATCGTCATCCAGACCATGGACGAGGATCTGAACTGGTATCTAGAGCTTGTTTTTTATCAGGTTTATTGAAAATAGAGACTCAAATTGATCAAAAAAATCAAAAACCATGGAGACCTAAAGCCGTTTATCACTATATTCAATATCAAGACCGAAAACCTGATTTTGTAGTGGACATTAGTGATAGTATCCAAGAGAAAATGCAAAGTATTATGGCTTATGAATCACAATTTTATCAGGCGGGAACTGATGAGCCAGATACACCTATTTCTTCAAAACAATTTCTCAATAGTGTAGAGGCAAGAACCGAAAACTGGGGAAAAGACATTGGCGTTAAAAACGCAGAAGCTTTTGAAATAGAACGATTTATTGGAGTATCCAATTTATTTGATTTAAACTAGGAAGAAATTCTTATGGCATAATTTGTGCTTTTATATTCCTAAAATTT
Protein-coding sequences here:
- a CDS encoding tRNA pseudouridine(38-40) synthase TruA, which produces MPFVSSEDMSKTDLFTSFETYKKMLTFSINLIQRMQRKRKYLYLIHLQYLGFRYRGWFWQKDVKTVQEMIQKTVNFVTETDRFKTLGAGRTDAMVSSNLYAFELFIEQEIEDLNLFLEAFNKNLPFDIRALKIQEVDKEFNVMLDVVEKEYRYIFSFGEKFHPFAAPFMGFETEHLDIELMKEGAKLFEGTHDFRKYCSQPTEFKQFVRTINHCSIQENTYLEANFFPKKSFVFTVKSKGFLRYQIRFMMGALFRLGKGKCSLDDLKESLLGKDKEKFYYPAPASGLFLHAMEYKTHDGKVENVAVNDFDSF
- the bshB1 gene encoding bacillithiol biosynthesis deacetylase BshB1, which produces MKIDILAFGAHPDDVELSASGTMAKHQKLGYTTGIIDLTRGELGTRGSAEIRDREAKNAAEILKLSIRENLEMADGFFEITQENLLKIVQKIRQYQPDIVLCNAFQDRHPDHGRGSELVSRACFLSGLLKIETQIDQKNQKPWRPKAVYHYIQYQDRKPDFVVDISDSIQEKMQSIMAYESQFYQAGTDEPDTPISSKQFLNSVEARTENWGKDIGVKNAEAFEIERFIGVSNLFDLN